DNA from Synechococcus elongatus PCC 6301:
CTTACGGGAACGGCAGCAGCGCAATTTGCTCGCCACGTTATTCCTCGCCCAGGGCACACCGATGCTGACGATGGGCGATGAGGTCAAACGCAGTCAGCAGGGTAACAATAACGCCTACTGCCAAGACAATGAGATCAGCTGGTTTGATTGGTCGCTGTGCGATCGCCATGCCGATTTCTTGGTGTTCAGTCGCCGCCTGATTGAACTTTCCCAGTCGCTGGTGATGTTCCAACAGAACGAACTGCTGCAGAACGAACCCCATCCGCGTCGTCCCTATGCCATCTGGCATGGCGTCAAACTCAAACAACCCGATTGGGCGCTGTGGTCCCACAGTCTGGCCGTCAGTCTCTGCCATCCTCGCCAGCAGGAATGGCTTTACCTAGCCTTTAATGCTTACTGGGAAGACCTGCGCTTCCAGTTGCCGAGGCCTCCTCGCGGCCGCGTTTGGTATCGCTTGCTCGATACTTCACTGCCGAATCTTGAAGCTTGTCATCTGCCGGATGAGGCAAAACCCTGCCTACGGCGCGATTACATCGTCCCAGCGCGATCGCTCTTACTGTTGATGGCTCGTGCTTAAAAACAATGCAAACTTCACCGTTTCAGCTGGTGATTTTCGACTGTGATGGTGTGCTTGTTGATAGCGGAACGCATCACTAATCGCGTCTTTGCAGACATGCTCAATGAACTGGGTCTGTTGGTGACTTTGGATGACATGTTTGAGCAGTTTGTGGGTCATTCCATGGCTGACTGTCTCAAACTAATTGAGCGACGGTTAGGCAATCCTCCACCCCCTGACTTTGTTCAGCACTATCAACGCCGTACCCGTATCGCGTTAGAAACGCATCTACAAGCCGTTCCTGGGGTTGAAGAGGCTTTGGATGCTCTTGAATTGCCCTACTGTGTTGCGTCCAGTGGTGATCATCAAAAGATGCGAACCACACTGAGCCTGACGAAGCTCTGGCCACGATTTGAGGGACGAATCTTCAGCGTGACTGAAGTACCTCGCGGCAAGCCATTTCCCGATGTCTTTTTGTTGGCCGCCGATCGCTTCGGGGTTAATCCTACGGCCTGCGCTGTGATCGAAGACACCCCCTTGGGAGTAGCGGCAGGCGTGGCGGCAGGAATGCAAGTGTTTGGCTACGCGGGTTCCATGCCCGCTTGGCGTCTGCAAGAAGCCGGTGCCCATCTCATTTTTGACGATATGCGACTGCTGCCCAGTCTGCTCCAATCGTCGCCAAAAGATAACTCCACAGCATTGCCCAATCCCTAACCCCTGCTCGCGCCGCAACTACACACTAAACCGTTCCTGCGCGATCGCTCTTACTGTTGATGGCTCGTGCTTAAAAACAATGCAACCCTAACCGTTTCAGCTGGTGATTTTCGGACGATTTGGCTTACAGGGATAACTGAGAGTCAACAGCCTCTGTCCGTCATTGCA
Protein-coding regions in this window:
- a CDS encoding HAD family hydrolase encodes the protein MVCLLIAERITNRVFADMLNELGLLVTLDDMFEQFVGHSMADCLKLIERRLGNPPPPDFVQHYQRRTRIALETHLQAVPGVEEALDALELPYCVASSGDHQKMRTTLSLTKLWPRFEGRIFSVTEVPRGKPFPDVFLLAADRFGVNPTACAVIEDTPLGVAAGVAAGMQVFGYAGSMPAWRLQEAGAHLIFDDMRLLPSLLQSSPKDNSTALPNP